In Triticum urartu cultivar G1812 chromosome 6, Tu2.1, whole genome shotgun sequence, the following proteins share a genomic window:
- the LOC125514053 gene encoding uncharacterized protein LOC125514053 isoform X2, translating into MHLHAGEVHLQYFMPRQQQDATDLPDLAASTSSAASPAATMWEYHQAHAALQPSPSWSPYTGPSTAALLDGSTFAADSVAGAADMRLPVGEHVHGQAWSHDELSNDNTGYRENFLDLLASKNVTQEMFEDVPAGRYAAAPALAARFEAGSDVSPIKYEVVASPLFMGSGSNAALEAQGMNMMSGMPSYADDHHHHQRKEGINHQQQEHGNPMASFLQHISTRTSAAMHASLDYSGLGALDKICQDGRAMEAASPFSLRSLPDFGSIGGYKPTKESTLVPPYMRSADRPDRSRQEQEILPARSSSSGSGPPAATDRKKRTSEERRESTVKKSKQEASTASPPKPVPKVKLGEKITALQQIVSPFGKTDTASVLFETIKYIKFLHEQVQLLSEPYTNASRNKGNCSNLLPWGERAEASKGEGEHDLRERGLCLVPVSWTPEVYRDGNAMDYWTPAYRGCLYR; encoded by the exons ATGCATCTGCACGCAGGCGAGGTGCACCTCCAGTATTTCATGCCCCGCCAGCAGCAGGACGCAACCGACCTTCCGGACCTGGCAGCCAGCACCTCCTCCGCAGCTTCGCCGGCCGCCACCATGTGGGAGTATCACCAAGCGCATGCGGCCTTGCAGCCTTCCCCCTCCTGGAGCCCCTACACCGGGCCGTCCACCGCGGCTCTCCTCGATGGCTCGACCTTCGCCGCCGACTCGGTGGCAGGCGCGGCCGACATGAGGCTGCCGGTCGGCGAGCACGTCCACGGCCAGGCCTGGAGCCACGACGAACT AAGCAACGACAACACCGGCTACAGGGAGAACTTCCTGGACCTGCTCGCATCGAAGAACGTGACACAGGAGATGTTCGAGGACGTCCCGGCCGGCCGTTATGCCGCCGCACCCGCCCTCGCGGCACGGTTCGAGGCAGGCTCCGACGTTTCTCCGATCAAGTACGAGGTTGTCGCCTCGCCGTTGTTCATGGGGAGCGGTTCTAATGCTGCGCTCGAGGCCCAGGGGATGAACATGATGAGCGGCATGCCATCCTACGccgacgaccaccaccaccatcagAGGAAGGAAGGCATCAACCACCAGCAGCAAGAACATGGGAACCCCATGGCTTCCTTTCTGCAGCACATAAGTACTCGCACTAGTGCCGCCATGCACGCTAGCCTGGATTATTCAGGCTTGGGAGCGCTTGACAAGATTTGCCAGGACGGCCGAGCAATGGAGGCGGCGAGCCCTTTTAGCTTGAGGAGTCTGCCGGATTTCGGCTCTATCGGCGGCTACAAACCAACCAAGGAATCGACGTTGGTGCCACCGTACATGAGATCCGCCGACAGGCCAGACAGAAGCAGACAAGAGCAAGAGATCCTGCCC GCTAGGAGTAGTAGCAGCGGCAGTGGACCGCCGGCGGCGACTGATCGTAAGAAGCGAACATCTGAGGAAAGGCGGGAAAGCACTGTCAAGAAGTCCAAGCAGGAGGCATCCACAGCATCACCTCCTAAG CCAGTTCCTAAAGTGAAGCTGGGGGAGAAGATCACAGCACTGCAGCAAATCGTTTCGCCGTTTGGGAAG ACAGACACAGCATCGGTGCTGTTTGAAACGATCAAGTATATCAAGTTTCTGCACGAGCAAGTACAG CTGCTGAGCGAGCCGTACACGAACGCGAGCAGGAACAAG GGTAACTGCAGCAACCTTCTTCCATGGGGAGAGCGCGCGGAGGcgagcaagggggagggggagcaTGACCTGAGGGAGAGAGGGCTTTGCTTGGTCCCTGTCTCGTGGACCCCTGAGGTGTACCGGGACGGCAACGCCATGGACTACTGGACGCCGGCGTACAGGGGCTGCCTCTACCGGTGA
- the LOC125514053 gene encoding uncharacterized protein LOC125514053 isoform X1, producing MHLHAGEVHLQYFMPRQQQDATDLPDLAASTSSAASPAATMWEYHQAHAALQPSPSWSPYTGPSTAALLDGSTFAADSVAGAADMRLPVGEHVHGQAWSHDELSNDNTGYRENFLDLLASKNVTQEMFEDVPAGRYAAAPALAARFEAGSDVSPIKYEVVASPLFMGSGSNAALEAQGMNMMSGMPSYADDHHHHQRKEGINHQQQEHGNPMASFLQHISTRTSAAMHASLDYSGLGALDKICQDGRAMEAASPFSLRSLPDFGSIGGYKPTKESTLVPPYMRSADRPDRSRQEQEILPARSSSSGSGPPAATDRKKRTSEERRESTVKKSKQEASTASPPKQPVPKVKLGEKITALQQIVSPFGKTDTASVLFETIKYIKFLHEQVQLLSEPYTNASRNKGNCSNLLPWGERAEASKGEGEHDLRERGLCLVPVSWTPEVYRDGNAMDYWTPAYRGCLYR from the exons ATGCATCTGCACGCAGGCGAGGTGCACCTCCAGTATTTCATGCCCCGCCAGCAGCAGGACGCAACCGACCTTCCGGACCTGGCAGCCAGCACCTCCTCCGCAGCTTCGCCGGCCGCCACCATGTGGGAGTATCACCAAGCGCATGCGGCCTTGCAGCCTTCCCCCTCCTGGAGCCCCTACACCGGGCCGTCCACCGCGGCTCTCCTCGATGGCTCGACCTTCGCCGCCGACTCGGTGGCAGGCGCGGCCGACATGAGGCTGCCGGTCGGCGAGCACGTCCACGGCCAGGCCTGGAGCCACGACGAACT AAGCAACGACAACACCGGCTACAGGGAGAACTTCCTGGACCTGCTCGCATCGAAGAACGTGACACAGGAGATGTTCGAGGACGTCCCGGCCGGCCGTTATGCCGCCGCACCCGCCCTCGCGGCACGGTTCGAGGCAGGCTCCGACGTTTCTCCGATCAAGTACGAGGTTGTCGCCTCGCCGTTGTTCATGGGGAGCGGTTCTAATGCTGCGCTCGAGGCCCAGGGGATGAACATGATGAGCGGCATGCCATCCTACGccgacgaccaccaccaccatcagAGGAAGGAAGGCATCAACCACCAGCAGCAAGAACATGGGAACCCCATGGCTTCCTTTCTGCAGCACATAAGTACTCGCACTAGTGCCGCCATGCACGCTAGCCTGGATTATTCAGGCTTGGGAGCGCTTGACAAGATTTGCCAGGACGGCCGAGCAATGGAGGCGGCGAGCCCTTTTAGCTTGAGGAGTCTGCCGGATTTCGGCTCTATCGGCGGCTACAAACCAACCAAGGAATCGACGTTGGTGCCACCGTACATGAGATCCGCCGACAGGCCAGACAGAAGCAGACAAGAGCAAGAGATCCTGCCC GCTAGGAGTAGTAGCAGCGGCAGTGGACCGCCGGCGGCGACTGATCGTAAGAAGCGAACATCTGAGGAAAGGCGGGAAAGCACTGTCAAGAAGTCCAAGCAGGAGGCATCCACAGCATCACCTCCTAAG CAACCAGTTCCTAAAGTGAAGCTGGGGGAGAAGATCACAGCACTGCAGCAAATCGTTTCGCCGTTTGGGAAG ACAGACACAGCATCGGTGCTGTTTGAAACGATCAAGTATATCAAGTTTCTGCACGAGCAAGTACAG CTGCTGAGCGAGCCGTACACGAACGCGAGCAGGAACAAG GGTAACTGCAGCAACCTTCTTCCATGGGGAGAGCGCGCGGAGGcgagcaagggggagggggagcaTGACCTGAGGGAGAGAGGGCTTTGCTTGGTCCCTGTCTCGTGGACCCCTGAGGTGTACCGGGACGGCAACGCCATGGACTACTGGACGCCGGCGTACAGGGGCTGCCTCTACCGGTGA